One window from the genome of Thalassospira xiamenensis M-5 = DSM 17429 encodes:
- the coaD gene encoding pantetheine-phosphate adenylyltransferase — protein sequence MNEQSSNASRIGIYPGTFDPVTQGHMDIIRRATRIVDKLIVGVAVNAGKGPMFGVEERCALVEEALKAAGGEVAARTIVKPFGSLLMQFAQENGSSIIIRGLRAVSDFEYEFQMAGMNARLAPKVETVFLMASDKQQFVSSRFVKEIARLGGNVTEFVPANVLKRLHEKLAEEKE from the coding sequence ATGAACGAACAGTCTTCAAACGCCTCGCGTATCGGGATTTATCCGGGCACTTTTGATCCGGTAACCCAGGGGCATATGGACATTATTCGTCGCGCGACCCGCATCGTCGACAAGCTTATTGTCGGCGTTGCGGTCAATGCGGGAAAGGGCCCGATGTTTGGGGTCGAAGAACGTTGCGCTCTGGTCGAAGAGGCTCTTAAGGCTGCGGGCGGCGAAGTTGCTGCCCGCACCATAGTAAAGCCGTTCGGGTCACTTCTGATGCAGTTTGCCCAGGAAAACGGGTCGAGCATCATTATTCGTGGTCTGAGGGCTGTGTCTGACTTTGAATATGAATTCCAGATGGCCGGAATGAATGCCCGTCTTGCCCCAAAGGTAGAGACGGTCTTTCTGATGGCATCCGACAAACAGCAATTCGTGTCTTCGCGCTTTGTGAAGGAAATCGCCCGTCTGGGCGGTAATGTTACCGAATTTGTGCCGGCAAACGTGCTGAAGCGACTGCACGAAAAGCTGGCCGAAGAAAAGGAATAG
- a CDS encoding ExbD/TolR family protein — protein MKRRIQITDDSPAQEPMLPLINIVFLLLIFFMIAGSLQKLGPFDVDPPASSTAEGQPEDTIVLWFGKNAEIGIEDRQGDLADIAGLLPADYAGRPVEIRADRTTEGASVVALLKRLQELGVEKVQLMTAMQADQDQDG, from the coding sequence ATGAAGCGTCGCATCCAGATCACCGATGACAGCCCGGCTCAGGAACCGATGTTGCCATTGATCAACATCGTCTTTCTTCTGCTGATTTTCTTCATGATAGCCGGAAGTCTGCAAAAGCTGGGGCCATTTGACGTGGATCCGCCCGCAAGCAGCACGGCCGAAGGCCAGCCAGAAGACACGATTGTCCTTTGGTTTGGCAAAAATGCCGAAATCGGGATTGAAGACCGGCAGGGAGACCTTGCGGATATTGCGGGGTTGCTACCGGCTGATTATGCCGGTCGTCCAGTCGAAATTCGTGCTGACCGCACCACAGAAGGTGCCAGCGTTGTTGCCCTTTTGAAACGGTTGCAGGAACTGGGAGTCGAAAAGGTGCAACTGATGACCGCGATGCAAGCAGATCAGGACCAAGACGGATAG
- a CDS encoding helix-turn-helix transcriptional regulator, with translation MAFDRQHAPQRLRRNVTRRETITGQQLEDFGTALPRNAAEGIRRRPVMSGRLSNDNLQSFLNIHTTDTVSMQDADVKFPVKAAVTVAIVLRGRVCGAFDDVPFDLDARDQPVGFIWALSQPVMLHRQLKQGDDVSKVMISAKFDWVASRVNHTDSRHVAIDDFIHAGISVRRWQPSRRAIALADQLLYPPTDDPLFRDLYAESRGLEIFAEALGALGPKVGEASVEPDALDQHQKAQEIRNYVLEHIFDDLTLSGLAEKCGMSIASLQRIFKNAYGTTVKDFIRESRLIAARDAMEKDGLTIGQAAWMAGYSSPANFATAFKRVFGISPSEARGR, from the coding sequence ATGGCGTTTGATCGGCAGCATGCGCCGCAACGTTTACGGCGCAATGTGACGCGGCGGGAAACCATCACCGGTCAGCAGCTTGAAGATTTCGGAACAGCGCTACCGCGCAATGCAGCCGAGGGTATTCGACGTCGTCCGGTGATGAGCGGGCGACTGTCAAACGACAACCTTCAGTCATTTTTGAATATCCACACGACCGATACTGTCAGCATGCAAGATGCGGACGTGAAGTTTCCCGTCAAAGCCGCCGTCACGGTTGCGATTGTGTTGCGAGGGCGCGTTTGCGGGGCATTCGATGATGTTCCGTTTGATCTGGATGCACGGGATCAACCAGTGGGGTTTATTTGGGCCCTATCGCAACCGGTTATGTTGCATCGGCAACTCAAACAGGGTGACGATGTCAGCAAAGTGATGATTTCTGCGAAATTCGATTGGGTTGCCAGTCGGGTCAATCACACTGATAGCCGTCATGTCGCAATTGATGATTTTATTCATGCCGGGATCTCTGTTCGGAGGTGGCAACCGTCACGTCGTGCCATAGCACTGGCGGACCAGTTGCTCTATCCACCGACCGATGATCCGCTATTTCGTGATCTTTATGCCGAAAGCCGCGGGTTGGAAATTTTCGCCGAGGCGCTTGGGGCACTTGGTCCTAAGGTCGGGGAGGCAAGTGTCGAGCCGGATGCGCTTGACCAGCATCAGAAGGCGCAGGAAATTCGCAACTATGTTCTGGAACATATTTTTGATGACCTGACATTGTCTGGCCTGGCGGAAAAGTGCGGGATGAGCATTGCCAGCCTGCAACGTATTTTCAAAAATGCCTATGGCACGACGGTCAAGGATTTCATCCGCGAAAGTCGCCTGATTGCAGCGCGTGATGCTATGGAAAAAGACGGCCTGACGATTGGTCAGGCCGCCTGGATGGCCGGTTATTCAAGTCCTGCCAACTTTGCAACCGCGTTCAAGCGGGTCTTTGGCATTTCGCCCTCTGAAGCACGGGGGCGTTAG
- a CDS encoding MotA/TolQ/ExbB proton channel family protein, with product MPEPVNPMSASPDAQTPLGLDGVTTDAANGAITSTEGGAVTLDPQTGLPIADDAAAITESTIVPDAISGLPVFDLVDRAGVVGWVLAALALVGMLIFFYKLVGFIRRGIFADGFAKDVERHLSNGDDKQVAQILSRRRHPAARIGLFGMTLSVANPENREAASDIIASHARKEIDGLNSGLRIMSAIAVLSPLLGLLGTVMGMIEAFQKMEGAGSRIDPSVLSGGIWLALLTTAIGLVVAIPATAFHMWMQGVIARAAAVMEDVCTMVINRGELARKGALRASNVAELRQAAE from the coding sequence ATGCCTGAACCCGTAAATCCGATGTCCGCATCGCCAGATGCGCAGACTCCGCTTGGCCTTGACGGTGTAACCACGGATGCCGCCAACGGTGCGATCACGTCAACAGAAGGTGGGGCGGTAACCCTTGATCCGCAAACCGGCTTGCCGATTGCGGATGACGCAGCTGCCATCACCGAAAGCACAATCGTTCCGGATGCCATCAGTGGCTTGCCGGTTTTTGATCTTGTGGATCGTGCCGGTGTTGTCGGTTGGGTTCTGGCCGCGCTTGCATTGGTTGGGATGCTGATATTCTTCTACAAGCTGGTCGGCTTTATCCGGCGTGGAATTTTCGCGGATGGTTTTGCCAAGGATGTCGAACGTCATCTTTCCAATGGTGATGATAAGCAGGTCGCGCAGATTCTGTCGCGCCGCCGTCATCCGGCTGCTCGCATCGGTCTGTTTGGCATGACCTTGTCCGTTGCCAACCCGGAAAACCGTGAAGCGGCGTCCGATATCATTGCTTCCCATGCACGCAAGGAAATCGATGGCCTGAACAGCGGTTTGCGGATTATGTCGGCAATTGCGGTCTTAAGCCCTCTTTTGGGGTTGCTTGGAACCGTTATGGGCATGATTGAAGCTTTCCAGAAGATGGAAGGTGCCGGAAGCCGTATTGATCCTTCTGTCCTTTCGGGCGGTATCTGGCTAGCACTTCTGACGACGGCAATCGGCCTTGTCGTCGCGATCCCGGCAACCGCGTTCCATATGTGGATGCAGGGCGTTATCGCGCGTGCTGCGGCCGTGATGGAAGATGTCTGCACCATGGTGATCAATCGTGGTGAGTTGGCTCGGAAGGGTGCGCTTCGCGCGTCAAACGTCGCTGAACTGCGCCAGGCTGCGGAATAA
- a CDS encoding TRAP transporter substrate-binding protein encodes MKRRQFLTGASMAAGAFVASSAAPSIAKADEQIHWRMVMPWPKGTPGLGANGEKFAERVTKMSGGRLKITVYGAGELVPAFECMDAVEQGVAELAHGTPYYWAGKDAGVNFFSTIPFGLMGWELSGWLRFGGGQELWDELYAQFNVKPFAAGNTGLQAGGWFNKEINTVDDIKGIKMRYAGIGGEAMRRLGANVTMLPAAEILPAMQSGAIDAAEWVGPWNDYAFGLTQVGKYYYTPAFAEPGTGIEVFVNKDKFAELPEDLQEIFAVAAQANLEQTLADFTFHNIQSYQAVLAKGAEIRHFSDDVIAALATEVKAAVKEIADQNELNGRIYASYMDFVKKAAPYGKEFEATGLLQRANVWAEA; translated from the coding sequence ATGAAACGTCGTCAGTTCCTGACGGGTGCCAGCATGGCCGCCGGTGCCTTTGTCGCCAGCAGTGCCGCACCTTCAATTGCCAAAGCCGATGAACAGATCCACTGGCGCATGGTGATGCCATGGCCGAAGGGCACGCCGGGCCTTGGTGCCAATGGTGAAAAATTCGCCGAGCGCGTGACCAAAATGTCGGGCGGCCGTCTGAAAATTACCGTTTACGGTGCAGGCGAACTTGTTCCGGCATTCGAATGCATGGATGCGGTCGAGCAGGGCGTGGCCGAACTGGCGCATGGCACCCCTTATTACTGGGCTGGCAAGGATGCGGGTGTAAACTTCTTCTCGACCATTCCGTTCGGTCTGATGGGCTGGGAACTGTCGGGCTGGCTGCGTTTTGGCGGCGGGCAGGAACTTTGGGACGAGCTTTATGCCCAGTTCAACGTCAAGCCGTTCGCGGCCGGGAATACCGGTTTGCAGGCCGGTGGCTGGTTCAACAAGGAAATCAACACCGTTGACGACATCAAGGGCATCAAGATGCGCTATGCCGGGATCGGTGGCGAAGCGATGCGCCGTCTGGGTGCCAATGTGACGATGTTGCCCGCAGCCGAAATCCTGCCGGCCATGCAGTCCGGCGCGATTGATGCCGCCGAATGGGTTGGCCCGTGGAACGATTATGCGTTTGGTCTGACCCAGGTTGGCAAATATTATTACACCCCGGCATTTGCCGAGCCAGGGACGGGGATTGAAGTGTTTGTCAACAAGGACAAATTCGCGGAATTGCCCGAGGACCTTCAGGAAATCTTTGCTGTCGCCGCACAGGCCAATCTTGAACAGACACTGGCAGATTTCACCTTCCACAACATCCAGTCCTATCAGGCCGTCTTGGCCAAGGGGGCGGAAATCCGTCATTTCAGCGACGATGTGATTGCAGCCCTTGCCACCGAGGTCAAGGCAGCGGTCAAGGAAATCGCCGATCAGAACGAACTGAACGGCCGTATCTATGCGTCCTATATGGATTTCGTGAAAAAGGCCGCGCCGTATGGCAAGGAGTTCGAGGCAACCGGCCTTCTGCAGCGTGCCAATGTCTGGGCAGAGGCATAA
- a CDS encoding TRAP transporter substrate-binding protein, which yields MKRRQFLKGAGIGAGAAVAATVAAPAIVSAQESLNWRMVMPWPKGTPGLGTNAEKFAAMVKEMSNGRLNISVFGAGEIVPPFECMDAVEQGVVEMAHGTPYYWQGKNPALNFFSTIPFGLTAWELSAWLRFGGGQELWEEAYAEFNVVPFYAGNSGMQAGGWFNKEINSVEDLKGLKARYAGLGGEAMRRLGANITMLPPGEILPAMQSGAIDAAEWVGPWNDLAFGLYQVAKFYYTPAFHEPGPGLEIFISKEKFDALGKDMQAIIRYAAQAIAENTLADFTFNNLQSYQPLIDKGVEVRQFSDDVILALAEQSNAAVQEIAAKNDLSGRIAESYLALVKKAARYGKEFEATGLLHRAKVWGY from the coding sequence ATGAAACGTCGTCAGTTCCTTAAAGGGGCCGGTATTGGTGCCGGTGCTGCGGTTGCGGCTACGGTTGCCGCACCGGCCATCGTATCCGCGCAGGAAAGCCTGAATTGGCGGATGGTCATGCCGTGGCCCAAAGGAACGCCGGGCCTTGGCACCAATGCCGAAAAGTTCGCTGCCATGGTCAAGGAAATGTCCAATGGCCGCCTGAATATTTCGGTTTTTGGCGCTGGTGAAATCGTCCCGCCGTTCGAATGCATGGATGCGGTCGAACAGGGCGTGGTCGAAATGGCGCATGGTACCCCTTATTACTGGCAGGGCAAGAACCCGGCGCTGAACTTCTTTTCGACCATTCCGTTTGGTTTGACCGCGTGGGAGCTTTCCGCCTGGCTTCGCTTTGGCGGCGGGCAGGAGCTTTGGGAAGAAGCCTATGCCGAATTTAACGTTGTGCCGTTTTATGCCGGTAACTCGGGCATGCAGGCTGGTGGCTGGTTCAACAAGGAAATCAATTCGGTTGAGGACCTTAAGGGCCTGAAAGCCCGTTATGCCGGTCTTGGTGGCGAAGCCATGCGTCGCCTTGGTGCCAACATCACCATGTTGCCGCCGGGCGAAATTCTGCCTGCGATGCAGTCCGGTGCGATTGATGCCGCCGAATGGGTCGGTCCTTGGAATGACCTTGCATTTGGTCTCTATCAGGTTGCCAAATTCTATTATACCCCGGCATTCCATGAGCCCGGACCGGGCCTTGAAATCTTTATTTCCAAGGAAAAGTTCGACGCGCTTGGCAAGGATATGCAGGCGATCATTCGTTATGCCGCGCAGGCGATTGCCGAAAATACACTGGCTGATTTTACCTTCAACAACCTGCAATCCTACCAGCCGCTGATCGACAAGGGTGTTGAAGTGCGCCAGTTCTCGGATGATGTCATTCTGGCACTGGCCGAACAGTCGAATGCCGCGGTCCAGGAAATTGCTGCGAAGAACGACCTGAGCGGCAGGATCGCGGAGAGCTATCTTGCTCTGGTCAAGAAGGCGGCGCGCTATGGCAAGGAATTCGAGGCAACCGGACTTTTGCATCGTGCGAAAGTGTGGGGATATTAA
- a CDS encoding TonB-dependent receptor plug domain-containing protein: MPQPSRPVLLEKYRQPFHGLCRATLLAGVALTVLPVAAVAQETKAKDETVLAPIEVTASQDSGPTAAGSVTVTQDELDRINPQTIKDVFANEPSVQVGGPTAIAQKVYVQGIENTKLNVQVDGTRQVDSTYHHIGTAIIDPGMLKSVKVESGIAPADAGPNALGGSMAYETKDARDILDPNDPFGGFAKIQYNSNTKGLTEWLTLAGQHDGFEALAYIQNSNQGNYKDGDDNEVAGTADGSENGLGKIAFTGTEGSRIEAFASHFEDEGVRPARPNFGTLTSGASPQWISYKDTSLGISYVDEQPTDLLAPELSLNYSKTHLDVPKLNGNTHLEAEIETLNGKAANTFDVGMGGITTGVDFYHDQATGSGDTARPAGRAGRFTEETTNIGVFSQARLSLTDRWRVSFGGRGDQQWFEGIDGTDFSEFGLSGNANTEYDLTDDLMIYGGLGTSFGGLPLGESAIYNYTGIWTYDGFKPSRSHNYKAGARYQLAQWDFDGNLFYNKINGSHSLEYTTRNTTSDLATRGVNLSVTWTYGPGFVRAAYTHTDVERNGKVPLSNDASYQGVIVGDIANFEVAHRFDDLGIQVGSTSELALSDDDPEKNGNAKLDTYFVANLYGEWTPETLSNAVTLRVDALNIFDRDYVARTTPGYDSSAIEPYHEPGRTFLVSAKVAF, encoded by the coding sequence ATGCCGCAGCCATCAAGACCGGTCTTGCTCGAAAAATACCGCCAACCGTTTCATGGCCTGTGCCGCGCAACCCTGCTTGCCGGCGTCGCCCTAACGGTACTTCCGGTAGCAGCCGTCGCACAAGAAACCAAAGCCAAAGACGAAACCGTTCTGGCACCAATCGAAGTCACAGCAAGCCAGGATAGCGGCCCAACTGCGGCGGGGAGTGTCACGGTTACGCAGGACGAACTTGATCGCATCAATCCGCAAACCATCAAGGATGTGTTTGCGAACGAACCATCGGTTCAGGTTGGCGGCCCGACCGCCATCGCGCAAAAGGTTTATGTGCAGGGCATCGAAAACACCAAGCTGAACGTTCAGGTAGACGGCACCCGGCAGGTTGATTCCACCTATCATCATATAGGCACCGCGATCATTGATCCGGGAATGCTGAAATCGGTAAAGGTTGAGTCCGGCATCGCCCCCGCCGATGCCGGACCAAATGCATTGGGCGGTTCAATGGCTTACGAAACCAAGGATGCCCGCGACATTCTCGACCCGAATGATCCGTTCGGCGGCTTTGCCAAAATCCAGTATAACAGCAATACCAAAGGCCTTACCGAATGGCTGACCTTGGCCGGTCAGCATGACGGCTTCGAAGCTCTTGCCTATATCCAGAACAGCAATCAGGGCAATTACAAGGACGGCGATGACAACGAAGTTGCTGGCACGGCAGATGGCAGCGAAAACGGACTTGGCAAAATAGCCTTCACCGGCACCGAAGGTTCACGGATTGAAGCATTTGCAAGCCATTTTGAAGACGAAGGTGTGCGCCCTGCCCGGCCAAACTTTGGAACCCTTACCAGCGGCGCCTCGCCGCAGTGGATTTCATACAAAGATACCTCGCTTGGCATCAGTTATGTCGATGAACAGCCAACCGATCTTCTGGCACCGGAACTGAGCCTCAATTACAGCAAAACCCATCTTGATGTTCCCAAACTGAACGGCAACACACACCTTGAGGCAGAAATTGAAACCCTGAACGGTAAGGCTGCCAATACTTTTGACGTCGGAATGGGCGGGATAACAACTGGCGTCGATTTCTATCATGATCAAGCAACCGGCAGCGGCGACACGGCACGCCCGGCTGGACGTGCCGGGCGATTTACCGAAGAAACAACCAATATCGGCGTCTTTTCACAGGCACGCCTTTCGCTGACCGATCGCTGGCGCGTCTCGTTCGGCGGGCGGGGCGATCAACAATGGTTCGAAGGCATTGACGGAACCGATTTCAGCGAATTCGGACTTAGCGGTAACGCCAATACCGAATATGACCTGACCGATGACCTGATGATCTATGGCGGATTAGGTACAAGCTTTGGTGGACTGCCGCTGGGTGAGTCTGCGATTTACAACTACACCGGCATCTGGACCTATGACGGTTTCAAACCGTCCCGGTCGCATAACTACAAGGCAGGCGCACGCTATCAGTTGGCGCAATGGGATTTCGATGGAAACCTGTTCTACAACAAGATCAACGGTTCCCATTCGCTTGAATATACAACACGAAATACGACCAGCGATCTTGCAACACGTGGTGTCAATCTGTCCGTCACCTGGACATACGGCCCCGGCTTTGTCCGCGCTGCCTATACCCATACCGATGTAGAAAGAAATGGCAAAGTCCCGCTGAGCAACGATGCGTCCTATCAAGGCGTCATCGTCGGTGACATTGCAAACTTTGAAGTCGCCCACCGGTTTGATGACCTTGGCATTCAGGTCGGCTCGACATCTGAACTGGCCCTGTCAGACGACGATCCCGAAAAGAACGGCAATGCCAAGCTCGACACTTACTTTGTTGCCAACCTGTATGGTGAATGGACGCCAGAGACATTGTCGAATGCGGTAACCCTACGCGTCGATGCGCTGAATATTTTTGATCGTGACTATGTCGCCCGGACCACGCCGGGCTACGACAGCAGTGCAATTGAACCCTATCACGAGCCGGGTCGCACCTTCCTTGTTTCAGCAAAGGTGGCGTTCTGA
- a CDS encoding peptidylprolyl isomerase produces the protein MSNGGIGGGAQAQSADASQDLENTLYLDLEAGRVVIKLRPDLAPKHVERIKELTREGFYDGLTFHRVIEGFMAQGGDPKGDGTGGSGQKLPAEFSNENHVRGTVSMARSSNPNSADSQFFIVFADAPHLDGQYTIWGQVVSGMEYVDGLKKGAPWANGRVADPDHIVKMQVAADAQ, from the coding sequence ATGTCGAACGGTGGTATCGGCGGCGGTGCTCAGGCCCAGTCGGCCGATGCATCGCAGGATCTGGAAAACACCCTGTATCTGGATCTTGAAGCAGGTCGCGTTGTGATCAAGCTGCGTCCGGATCTGGCGCCCAAGCATGTCGAGCGTATCAAGGAACTGACTCGTGAAGGTTTCTATGATGGTCTGACTTTCCATCGTGTGATCGAAGGCTTCATGGCGCAGGGCGGTGACCCCAAAGGGGACGGTACCGGTGGTTCGGGCCAGAAACTTCCGGCGGAGTTTTCGAACGAGAATCATGTGCGCGGTACGGTTTCGATGGCACGTTCGTCCAACCCGAACAGCGCTGATTCGCAGTTCTTCATCGTCTTTGCCGATGCGCCGCATCTTGATGGACAATATACCATATGGGGGCAGGTCGTATCGGGTATGGAATATGTCGATGGCCTGAAAAAGGGGGCACCTTGGGCCAATGGCCGGGTTGCAGACCCGGACCATATTGTAAAAATGCAGGTCGCGGCTGACGCGCAATAA
- a CDS encoding DUF2218 domain-containing protein encodes MFKTTGSVQTGQASKYLQQLCKHFAHKVEVDFTPHEAHVSFPMGTCIILADDVTLRFQGQSEKAEGIEAMKGVIVSHLDKFAWREQIEYVWEDSSD; translated from the coding sequence ATGTTCAAAACCACAGGATCGGTTCAGACCGGGCAGGCCAGTAAATACCTGCAACAACTCTGCAAGCACTTTGCCCACAAGGTAGAAGTCGATTTCACGCCCCATGAGGCCCATGTGAGCTTTCCAATGGGCACATGCATCATTCTGGCCGATGACGTCACCCTGCGCTTTCAGGGACAGTCTGAGAAAGCCGAGGGGATTGAAGCCATGAAAGGTGTTATTGTCTCGCATCTCGATAAATTCGCATGGCGCGAGCAGATTGAATATGTCTGGGAAGACAGTTCAGATTAA
- a CDS encoding energy transducer TonB, whose protein sequence is MSKRIDFLIATGLTGIVLVGGIVLAMPEPQPAGWGGAGAVQSISISLGSGQATQGEAETPEESADSEDSKQGEKPVEEVEPQPEPVPEPVVEPEPEPDPEPVVETVPEPDPEPIVEPEPVPEPVVEEAVEPEPEPEPEISPLLADVMPVRRKPEPPKATPEPATSPKPVEKAEAKPVVQPSGGPVDSVKSEGTVGEATQSQAASSASGSGGGAAMSSAAFTDYQAAVVQMLMRYREYPDRAKRRGIEGQNMVRLVIQRDGTVSFFEMTSPSGSSILDRATQDMIERVKRFPPFPEDMARTEMNLTIPVIYDLR, encoded by the coding sequence ATGTCGAAACGCATTGATTTCCTGATTGCGACCGGGCTGACCGGTATTGTTCTTGTCGGTGGGATCGTTCTTGCCATGCCTGAACCGCAACCTGCCGGTTGGGGCGGGGCAGGGGCCGTTCAAAGTATCAGCATCTCGCTGGGCAGCGGTCAGGCGACCCAGGGCGAGGCCGAAACACCCGAAGAAAGTGCTGATTCTGAAGACAGTAAGCAGGGTGAAAAACCCGTCGAGGAAGTCGAACCCCAACCAGAACCGGTCCCCGAGCCGGTTGTTGAGCCGGAACCCGAACCCGATCCTGAACCGGTTGTTGAAACCGTGCCTGAACCCGATCCCGAACCGATCGTTGAGCCGGAACCTGTTCCTGAGCCGGTGGTTGAGGAAGCGGTTGAACCGGAACCAGAGCCGGAACCGGAAATCAGTCCGCTTTTGGCCGATGTCATGCCGGTCCGCAGAAAGCCGGAGCCCCCCAAAGCAACACCGGAACCGGCAACGTCCCCCAAACCTGTTGAAAAGGCTGAAGCCAAACCGGTCGTGCAACCATCCGGCGGCCCCGTCGATTCAGTAAAATCAGAAGGCACGGTTGGCGAAGCAACCCAAAGCCAGGCCGCAAGTTCCGCATCGGGAAGTGGCGGAGGTGCGGCAATGAGCAGTGCGGCCTTTACCGACTATCAAGCAGCTGTGGTTCAGATGTTGATGCGTTATCGCGAATATCCGGATCGTGCCAAACGCCGCGGTATAGAGGGGCAGAACATGGTCCGGCTGGTCATCCAGCGTGACGGTACTGTTTCCTTCTTTGAAATGACCAGCCCGAGTGGTTCGTCTATTCTTGATCGTGCGACCCAGGATATGATCGAGCGGGTTAAACGTTTCCCGCCATTCCCCGAAGATATGGCGCGCACAGAGATGAACCTGACGATTCCTGTGATCTACGACTTGCGCTAG
- a CDS encoding ABC transporter substrate-binding protein, with protein sequence MTFKRVLTLAAVASMITFRAHAGETITLTDVSGREVTVEVPVKHMILGEGRFLPSLGILDPENPVRWVAGMMGEFKKLDPATFAQYQAKFPEIDDIPLVGRSGEATFSVEKAITVEPDVAIFGIDGGHGPGSDSHEVLRQFGAAHIPVVMIDFRSDPFGNTPKSIRILGKLMGKEDQAEAFVKFYEDNLAKVRTGLEGLTHKPKVFLESRVGLHGTCCEAMGNQMIGRFVELAGGENILADRIPGVISQISVEQLLVDQPDIYVATAIGGATMTAEQNVGRIILGTYADAETSRESLAKSMERTVLPELDAIKNGKVYSAWHHFYNTPMNVTLLQAMAKWFHPDQFADLDPDATLAEFFDRFQPVALNGVYWIGLDRP encoded by the coding sequence ATGACATTCAAACGCGTTTTAACGCTGGCCGCAGTCGCTTCAATGATCACCTTTCGGGCTCATGCTGGCGAAACCATTACCCTGACCGATGTTTCCGGTCGCGAAGTCACGGTCGAAGTACCGGTCAAGCATATGATCCTTGGCGAAGGGCGTTTCTTGCCAAGTCTTGGCATCCTTGATCCTGAAAATCCGGTCCGCTGGGTCGCCGGTATGATGGGGGAATTCAAGAAACTTGATCCGGCAACCTTTGCACAATACCAGGCAAAATTCCCCGAGATTGACGACATCCCGCTGGTCGGCCGCAGTGGCGAGGCAACATTCAGCGTCGAAAAGGCGATTACAGTTGAACCCGATGTCGCAATTTTCGGCATTGATGGCGGTCATGGTCCGGGATCAGACAGCCATGAAGTCCTGAGGCAATTTGGCGCAGCTCACATTCCGGTTGTCATGATCGATTTTCGCAGTGACCCATTTGGAAACACCCCAAAAAGCATCCGTATCCTTGGCAAATTGATGGGCAAGGAAGATCAGGCAGAGGCTTTCGTCAAATTCTATGAAGACAATCTGGCGAAGGTCAGAACAGGTCTGGAGGGTTTAACGCATAAACCCAAAGTCTTCCTCGAAAGCCGGGTTGGTCTGCATGGCACCTGCTGCGAGGCGATGGGCAACCAAATGATCGGAAGGTTTGTGGAGCTTGCCGGTGGCGAAAATATTCTTGCCGACCGGATTCCGGGCGTCATCAGCCAGATTTCAGTTGAACAGCTGCTCGTCGATCAGCCCGATATTTATGTCGCAACCGCAATTGGCGGGGCAACAATGACGGCCGAACAGAATGTCGGCCGCATCATACTTGGAACCTACGCAGATGCCGAAACATCACGCGAGTCTTTGGCCAAAAGCATGGAACGCACCGTCTTGCCCGAGCTCGACGCCATTAAAAACGGCAAAGTCTATTCCGCGTGGCACCACTTCTATAACACGCCAATGAATGTGACGCTGTTACAGGCCATGGCGAAATGGTTCCATCCCGATCAGTTTGCCGATCTTGATCCAGACGCAACCCTCGCCGAATTCTTTGACCGGTTCCAGCCGGTAGCACTGAATGGTGTTTACTGGATCGGCCTTGATCGGCCATGA
- a CDS encoding ExbD/TolR family protein, producing MQLRDRSRGASPMIGLTPLIDVVFILLIFFMLASSFLDWKGFEMSVTVMDGQARASSDIRPATVNVDANGGLSLNGEAVAVSNLAVTILRNHAGASVHLRPVNGADLQHLIVVMDALGRGGVTDVDLIE from the coding sequence ATGCAATTGCGTGATCGAAGTCGTGGTGCTTCGCCGATGATCGGCCTGACGCCGCTGATTGATGTTGTCTTCATCCTGCTGATCTTTTTCATGCTGGCTTCCAGTTTTCTTGACTGGAAGGGGTTTGAAATGTCGGTGACTGTTATGGACGGTCAGGCACGGGCCAGCAGCGATATTCGCCCGGCAACGGTCAATGTCGATGCCAATGGTGGTTTGTCGCTGAATGGTGAAGCCGTCGCTGTTTCCAATCTTGCCGTGACTATTTTGCGTAACCATGCCGGTGCCAGTGTTCATCTGCGGCCCGTCAATGGTGCCGATTTGCAGCATCTTATTGTTGTGATGGATGCGCTGGGACGTGGCGGTGTGACTGATGTGGATCTGATCGAATGA